The following are from one region of the Osmia bicornis bicornis chromosome 8, iOsmBic2.1, whole genome shotgun sequence genome:
- the LOC123988032 gene encoding uncharacterized protein LOC123988032: MLVIPSKPKLLIEAQTMAADMELWTRDANRAMERRQVPSRIPPPKQQGQRPNTPSDRPNHSIPLKCTKCGRLGHTSDKCYARNFQVANQGKIPPPRVNNLNSQENKVTETTSESTAPPENYYKFAAEFQECRESEDYSWTQEQESTSSSDQ; this comes from the coding sequence ATGCTCGTAATACCAAGTAAAccgaaattattaatagagGCACAAACAATGGCAGCCGACATGGAACTGTGGACTCGCGACGCGAATCGTGCCATGGAGCGTCGACAAGTGCCATCCAGAATTCCTCCACCTAAACAACAAGGGCAACGCCCAAATACACCGAGTGATCGACCAAACCATTCGATACCTTTGAAGTGTACAAAGTGCGGAAGATTAGGACACACCAGTGACAAGTGCTACGCGCGAAATTTTCAAGTGGCCAACCAGGGAAAAATTCCACCACCAAGAGTGAACAACCTCAATTCTCAAGAGAACAAAGTGACAGAAACAACATCCGAATCAACTGCACCACCGGAAAATTACTACAAATTTGCTGCAGAGTTCCAGGAATGTCGAGAATCGGAAGACTACTCGTGGACACAGGAGCAGGAATCAACATCCTCAAGCGATCAGTAG
- the LOC123988056 gene encoding uncharacterized protein LOC123988056 isoform X1: MTTSPQVWTVPEPIPMRWIRRGISEVPSVSRPLPETFSSLKNFFYFQGSKKLMIADFLHRCTAPSVSGPLSRLASVYGKVLKYSGSMVASSATSTPIKSVRSQLLQASLNSVGSPLRSLDFISSSPIFQELFNDDVDEVCMISVDGLHGSRNHLSPAFTLCSWGNRAKTQEGEVARV; this comes from the exons ATGACAACATCACCCCAAGTCTGGACCGTTCCTGAGCCAATACCG ATGCGGTGGATCCGGCGCGGGATATCAGAGGTTCCCTCCGTGTCGCGCCCGCTTCCGGAGACCTTTTCgagtttaaagaatttcttctactttcAGGGGTCGAAGAAACTGATGATTGCGGATTTTTTGCACAG GTGTACAGCTCCATCCGTCAGCGGACCATTGAGCAGGTTGGCCTCGGTTTATGGGAAGGTCCTTAAGTACTCTGGCTCGATGGTTGCCAGCTCAGCAACAAGTACTCCAATAAAATCCGTCCGCAGTCAGCTGCTTCAGGCTAGCCTCAACTCCGTGGGAAGTCCGCTCAGGTCTCTGGATTTTATTTCGTCCTCTCCTATATTCCAGGAATTATTCAATGATGACGTGGACGAGGTGTGTATGATTTCGGTGGATGGCTTGCACGGCAGCCGAAATCACCTGTCTCCGGCATTTACCCTTTGCTCTTGGGGAAACCGCGCCAAAACCCAAGAGGGAGAAGTTGCACGAGTTTAA
- the LOC123988038 gene encoding uncharacterized protein LOC123988038, which yields MILDKTLSYRKHIELVKDRVRKRLDILRFIAGIKKGVKPGTMLIFFKGLIRSVIEYGLFVYFWDNVKSLKKIMRLHNAGIRIAMGYRITTPINVMNVEAGVMDLESRAEALLERFVMKQRVKGKGVVYDALMNSLVIRDEVGTEEWDSWTRAWGKAEGVAGRILKERVDRFECNRERDFLEKEGVSVDWESGKERKKSTCHDSTLVSKIKERLWPGGNNEDVTVIFTDGSKKGFDEPVGAGLVYRGGDGEWQEESWSLNKVTSVFSAEAFAILQAVKKARTNWHTTRVLILTDSASVLKKIMGYNRRMGNNPWIRRIVNEMMKLELEHKNLAENHSEYGFTGNRLGFAWIPSHEGIEGNERADLVAGGATYGEEMYEHGLVEKDVMNYIMNCAWIRNFDRAKIKGESKGIKYFSMENNNVGSKKPWFDGINGLGRGDMVKLSRIRANHFNLGESLFRKNLSIVKGCVCGAELESIEHVIWECDRFWENREELNRFLISKGFSEGSDVIEMLMVGDLGVIKRISRFLNKLGKVI from the coding sequence ATGATTTTGGATAAGACGCTAAGCTACAGAAAACACATAGAATTAGTAAAGGATAGAGTCAGAAAGAGATTGGACATTTTAAGGTTTATAGCGGGTATAAAGAAAGGGGTGAAACCGGGTACAATGCTGATATTCTTTAAAGGACTTATAAGATCTGTAATTGAATACggtttatttgtttatttttgggATAATGTTAAGTctctaaaaaaaataatgagacTACATAATGCAGGAATTCGAATAGCCATGGGATATAGAATAACAACACCTATAAATGTTATGAATGTGGAGGCGGGTGTTATGGATTTAGAGTCTAGAGCTGAGGCTCTCTTGGAGAGATTTGTGATGAAACAGAGAGTAAAGGGGAAGGGGGTGGTGTACGATGCACTTATGAACTCCTTGGTTATAAGGGATGAAGTAGGGACTGAAGAATGGGATTCGTGGACAAGAGCATGGGGTAAAGCAGAAGGAGTAGCGGGAAGAATTTTAAAGGAAAGGGTAGACAGGTTTGAATGTAATAGGGAACGGGATTTCCTAGAAAAAGAGGGTGTGTCAGTGGATTGGGAATcaggaaaagagagaaaaaaatccACGTGTCATGACTCCACCTTAGTTAGCAAGATTAAAGAAAGATTGTGGCCAGGGGGAAATAATGAAGATGTAACTGTAATTTTTACTGACGGCTCTAAAAAAGGTTTTGATGAACCTGTAGGGGCTGGGCTAGTATATCGGGGCGGGGATGGGGAATGGCAGGAGGAATCATGGTCGCTTAATAAAGTTACTTCGGTGTTCTCAGCAGAGGCTTTTGCAATTTTACAGGCTGTTAAAAAAGCAAGGACAAACTGGCATACGACCAGGGTATTAATCCTGACGGATTCGGCTAgcgtattaaagaaaataatgggaTACAATAGAAGGATGGGTAATAATCCGTGGATAAGAAGAATAGTTAATGAAATGATGAAGTTGGAATTGGAACATAAAAATTTAGCAGAAAACCACTCGGAGTATGGTTTCACGGGCAACAGACTAGGGTTCGCATGGATCCCCAGCCATGAGGGCATTGAAGGGAATGAGAGGGCAGATTTAGTAGCGGGTGGTGCAACATATGGGGAGGAAATGTATGAACATGGTCTAGTAGAAAAAGATGTGATGAATTATATAATGAATTGCGCGTGGATTAGAAATTTTGACAGAGCGAAAATAAAGGGTGAATCGAAGGGAATAAAGTACTTCAGtatggaaaataataatgtgGGTTCAAAAAAGCCATGGTTTGATGGGATAAATGGTCTGGGAAGGGGAGATATGGTCAAGTTGAGTAGGATTAGGGCCAATCATTTTAATTTGGGAGAATCACTTTTTAGGAAAAACCTTTCAATCGTAAAGGGGTGTGTATGTGGTGCGGAGTTGGAGTCCATTGAACACGTAATCTGGGAGTGTGATAGATTTTGGGAAAATAGAGAGGAACTAAATAGGTTCCTAATTTCTAAGGGTTTTTCGGAGGGATCTGATGTTATAGAAATGTTGATGGTGGGCGATTTGGGAGTAATAAAGCGTATTTCCAGGTTTCTAAACAAACTGGGAaaagttatataa
- the LOC123988056 gene encoding uncharacterized protein LOC123988056 isoform X2, translating to MTTSPQVWTVPEPIPMRWIRRGISEVPSVSRPLPETFSSLKNFFYFQGSKKLMIADFLHRCGVQLHPSADH from the exons ATGACAACATCACCCCAAGTCTGGACCGTTCCTGAGCCAATACCG ATGCGGTGGATCCGGCGCGGGATATCAGAGGTTCCCTCCGTGTCGCGCCCGCTTCCGGAGACCTTTTCgagtttaaagaatttcttctactttcAGGGGTCGAAGAAACTGATGATTGCGGATTTTTTGCACAGGTGCG GTGTACAGCTCCATCCGTCAGCGGACCATTGA
- the LOC114881643 gene encoding uncharacterized protein LOC114881643 isoform X2, producing the protein MTTSPQVWTVPEPIPMRWIRRGISEVPSVSRPLPEAFSSLKNFFYFQGSKKLMIADFLHRCTAPSVSGPLSRLASVYGKVLKYSGSMVASSATGIIQ; encoded by the exons ATGACAACATCACCCCAAGTCTGGACCGTTCCTGAGCCAATACCG ATGCGGTGGATCCGGCGCGGGATATCAGAGGTTCCCTCCGTGTCGCGCCCGCTTCCGGAGGCCTTTTCgagtttaaagaatttcttctactttcAGGGATCGAAGAAACTGATGATTGCGGATTTTTTGCACAG GTGTACAGCTCCATCCGTCAGCGGACCATTGAGCAGGTTGGCCTCGGTTTATGGGAAGGTCCTTAAGTACTCTGGCTCGATGGTTGCCAGCTCAGCAACAG GAATTATTCAATGA
- the LOC114881643 gene encoding uncharacterized protein LOC114881643 isoform X1, with protein MTTSPQVWTVPEPIPMRWIRRGISEVPSVSRPLPEAFSSLKNFFYFQGSKKLMIADFLHRCTAPSVSGPLSRLASVYGKVLKYSGSMVASSATGTPIKSVRSQLLQASLNSVGSPLRSLDFISSSPIFQELFNDDVDEVCMISVDGLHGSRNHLSPAFTLCSWGNRAKTQEGEVARV; from the exons ATGACAACATCACCCCAAGTCTGGACCGTTCCTGAGCCAATACCG ATGCGGTGGATCCGGCGCGGGATATCAGAGGTTCCCTCCGTGTCGCGCCCGCTTCCGGAGGCCTTTTCgagtttaaagaatttcttctactttcAGGGATCGAAGAAACTGATGATTGCGGATTTTTTGCACAG GTGTACAGCTCCATCCGTCAGCGGACCATTGAGCAGGTTGGCCTCGGTTTATGGGAAGGTCCTTAAGTACTCTGGCTCGATGGTTGCCAGCTCAGCAACAGGTACTCCAATAAAATCCGTCCGCAGTCAGCTGCTTCAGGCTAGCCTCAACTCCGTGGGAAGTCCGCTCAGGTCTCTGGATTTTATTTCGTCCTCTCCTATATTCCAGGAATTATTCAATGATGACGTGGACGAGGTGTGTATGATTTCGGTGGATGGCTTGCACGGCAGCCGAAATCACCTGTCTCCGGCATTTACCCTTTGCTCTTGGGGAAACCGCGCCAAAACCCAAGAGGGAGAAGTTGCACGAGTTTAA